In Perca fluviatilis chromosome 19, GENO_Pfluv_1.0, whole genome shotgun sequence, the genomic window CTTAGGCCTATATAAGAAAGCTGGTGTTGCAAGTCGAGCTGTTAGGgatgttaatgattaacagTTTACCTACAACAGGAGTTTTGACTTATTAGCCTAATATCAGTTAAACcaatattaattaaaaaaaagtttaaaaaggtgtcttttgcatgataaaaatgtaaatgggcGATTGAATCCATTTCTTAACTGCCAAACTTTGAACCAGCACGTTGTGTTTTAAGCTCCTCTGTTTTTCTGCTTGCCGAGAGCTACGTGACACATGAAACTATACCGATGAGGACCGGCGAGTTAAAATCGGCCGTCCGAGAGTACAGCAGGCAGACACACCGCTGACggcctgcaggtggaggcgctGGAGAccggctcggacatacacgccgccGTGGACACGGAAAATGTGTCCGAGCCTCCCAGACGGGTGAACTGAGACTCCGTTTCCTGCTCGTCGGTCAACGGTTAACATTTCATCGTgctggctgccaaaaatcgCAACTTACTAGTTAATTAATTAGCCCGAGGTAAACGCTAGCCATCAGTGAACAGAAGTGACGTGGTGGCTGGCGTCTGGTGCGTGCGCCTGTGTATCGGTCCGCCCACGCGAAGCGCCGACGTGCGGACAGCAGAGCAACAGAAGAAAAGGAGCTGCACCTTCACCAAAAGGAAGACTTAAAACCAACTATTTGGTTACAAACATTTCCTCGCCACGTGAAGGATAGCCCTCGGATATTTACACGCCAAAACGGAAAACGTAGCCGCATTTGGCGACTGGCGAGCGTTAACTTCGGACCCTGGATTCCTTTTATCTGGTTCTTGTCATGTAGAGGAAGGATACATAATATACCAATAGTAATTAAGGTACTTCAGACTGGAGTTGTTAAATGGTTCGGCACTAGTCCTTACCGCCAGCAGGTCCAGGCCGTTCTTATCCAGGTTTTTAACCATTGACGACAGGTTCCCAGACTTCCATTTAGGGAAGGTGTTTTTGTAGTCCGGTAGGCTCTCGACTTCAGGCCAAACGTCATTGTTTGGGGTTCCCAGAGTCCtgcaaaaacacagagacagaccgaAGGATTCAAACAGGGAACTGCCGTTACACACCAGGTACCGCCCCAGGGGACCAACACCAATTAGGGgatttttttcagaaaacacagggctACCTGGAAATACTACTGTaaagattttattttctgtGGCTTTACTTACGATCTTTTGTATCAACTAATATTTCACGTTTTAGCTGAACGATGAATCGGTTTTAAATACCGTAAAAATCGCaatttgaaagaatgcgattagCTAATCATGAAGGTAGCGATGAATCAAATGTATGGTGTAGATTTtggttattttgtattattatatttactgtttttacagaaatgtcaaaTGTGGTTTACtagttttaaaggggtgatagaatgaaaaaccaattttaccctgtcatagttgaataacgacagttcggtgggtaaataggacatacatataagctcaaaatcccactgacacccctttactatgaaaatttcatattttgaaactgccgctgaaaacgggcgaatcccaacaaagctggaagttgacgtcaacctcccaaaaaccggaacctttgtcagcccatgggtgtattaagagaacggtcacgccccaacatttacataggctacacaactgacctgagatcaggtagtcttctgaatctaggtcgtgcagatctcagaaaatgtatacattgttcatattgttgctattttaccattaaattcaattctgagactttttatgcgGGAAAacaactacttagaggtcaaatatgggccgtattacgaaaattgatgtctaattgcaaattttgtccgactgtgtgtcggacttcagaggctggtgctgcctgtgttgctgccctccgcctggcctgccttcctccacagaccccgctTGCTGTGAGCCCGATTGAGCTCCGCACGGCTgcgcagcccacagcacctcatacccgccaagaaagtcaccgtttgggctggtggactactaccaaacgctgctgctctgacagagctccagggcctgcaactcccctcttcctgctagctaaatgcccgtgtgtgtgagtgaaagcgcggtcagcgagcttgttacgccagcattctcttaccacagattctagttaatcttataatgtgtgtaattataatgtgttgagttatttaaacaaacgattgggaaaataaacgccgcttgtccatgagtctcattgatagagcctgcgactggatggagctctatcaatgagagctagcagctcctcttagaattcctctggaattcacaaatattcattaacttgaaatcggacacgtggttagctttataaaacatttagttagatgttgtataagtagcgtgtcgaaattcaaactgtaaatatactcgaattacgaccaaaaatgaagctaactagccgcaatctgtacacataggattgaagggacagtgcGCCAACGTAgaaacccgtacagctcacaaatattcattaacttgaaatcggacaccgttgttagctttataaaacatatacttagatgttgtatagctaagtggcgtgacatgtgtgtaacatgtggtaagagattgctggtgtaacaagctcgctgaccgcgctctcacacaagggccctttagctagcaggaagagaggagatgcaggccctggagctatgtcagggcagcggcgtttggtagtagtccaccagcccaaacggtgactttgcgcgggtatgaggtgctgtgggctgcagcagccgtgccggagctcaatcgggctCACAGCAAGTCGGGGTCtgtgtctgtggaggaaggcaggccaggcggcgagccagcaacacaggcagctgaactccgacacacagttttaccaaatttggaattagccatccattttcgtaaaacggcccatatttgagctttatatagttgatttctcgcataaaaaagtctcagaagtgaatttggtaaggaaacattgcagtgtctggaatatgagattctgtcgcgtttctaatgtctgtgtattggggattcgctcaaccaatcagcacacgacctctaatgcgtgtgtatggcgagtcgGCTCTACCAATCAGCggcgtctctatgtgtgtgtacggggctaaggctcaaccaagcagcgcgcagctcatctaaatattcatgaccataccatatttggaagaaaagctcttgttacaaatagggccaaaacacagggatgcataagggccaataaaatatcaaccaggccattttcagcccaactaatgttacataccccattaggagaccataaggaacagtgtgaaataccctatataatcattctatcacccctttaaggaaaCGCAACATTTAGTCCGGTCGGTGTTGTTTTTCAGCAGAGAccatagtgctagtttgtgtcttttagctcttaGCTTTAGTGGCAGACCGTTAGATATCTACagttgttggaatcctctccagtatTGATATTGAgtattatattgatatattgaccAACCCTACTGCCAAGTGTAACGTTCGGGTTTGCATGCGGTATGCATTCCGAACCATGAGTATTGATccatactagagctgggcaatatatcaatattatagaTATCGTGATATAAGACTAGAtttcgtcttagattttggatatagtaatatgacataagtgtggtctattcctggttttaaaggctgcattccagtaaagtgatgtcattttctgaacttaccagactgtggtaacttttctattatttgccttaacccacttagtcattatatccacattactgatgatatttgattttctccatatggccCGGCCCAGCCCTTATCCATACGGATCAACTACGGTCCGTTGCACCACTATGTGTTACATAGTGAATATTAAACTTTAGCTATACTTtgaaaataatcacaaattaagtcgaaatcgcaatatctggcagaaaaattgCAATTAGATTCCTCTGCATTCAGGTTTGCTTTGGTGTGTCTACCTGAAGATCCTGAAGAGCTGGTCTATCTCAGAGTCTCCATGGAACAAGGGCTTCTTAGTGGCAAGCTCCGCAAAGATGGTCCCAGTGCTCCAAACGTCGACGGGGGTTGAATATCGGGGTGAACCCAGAAGGACTTCTGGAGCCCGGTACCATAGAGTTACAACCTGGGAACACACACAAGGGTTACTTTGGAGGCTCGTTGGTGGTTAATCAAAAAGGCTCTGCACACCGTTGACTCAGTGTTGGTGATGCTCATGCTCCACCTCTGACCCCATGGCATGTGAACAGATTCTCACCTCATGGGTGTAGACCCTGACAGGAACGCCAAAGGCCCGAGCCAGGCCAAAGTCTGCCAGTTTGATAACTCCCTTGTTGTCGATCAAAAGGTTCTGGGGTTTCAGGTCCCTGTGGAGGACTCGACGACAGTGACAGAAGTAAATGCCCTCCAGGATCTGGTAAAGGTAGCTCTGAAAGGGAGTGAAGGGTGAGGGGAGGAGAATGGACATGGTAAAGGACACGTTTACTGAAGCTGAATGGGCAGAACAAGACTAATCCGTTTTAAACCTGAGCACCCCTTCAGAGCTTCTTTCATGACCTCTCTCTTTTACTATAGGGGACTCTGTACTTTCTATTTTTGCTTTAAatttgaattcattttaatCAGTAGGCCTATAGGTCTACTTCAAATGATATCAAGTTATTCACAGAAAGTCAGGAGCAACCCCGAATATTACAGAAATTCACAATAACTTCCACTCACCACAATTTCTTTGAACTTTACATAACAAATATCTATCTTGCTAATGGTTGCCATTTCAGATAGATAGTAAACTACTATATCTATCTAAGTATAATTAGGATGACATTAGAATAGAAAAtacttttctacatttttgCGTGCAATAGGGCAGAAATTTGTCGTTGGTACTGGTGTGCAAAATTGGCTATTCTGAATggttaattattaaaataaatctcAAAAATTAACAGGAATTAAATTAAAAGtgtaaatctttttatttttatttaaaaaaaaggtatagtAAGCAATGTTAAGTTGTACACTGTCAGATTCAGCAAGTATCTCCTTACGGTCACCAAGCGCtccatttctttgtgtgtgctttctagggctgtgctcgattaaagaaattcttagtcgactatcAATCATTCAATTGTaccaactaatcgattagttgatttaatcgacagatctgtaaatctgagtttctccgcaaagagtcatgcaaaagcaccactttaattcttgtgtttaccagagatgtgctcgtacgtttcttggaaataagtcattcagcatgaaaaaaaaagcatcaaacatgactaatggactaaacaGATccaagttgactaagaccaaaacgaccgattagtcggctaggagggagcagccctagtgcTTTCAACCATGGTTTCAACGCTGCAGAAACCTCCGCGATTTCAAAGGAATGAAAAGTGACGAGGGCTCTCGTCGTCATGGACAAGTgagtggtaacgttagcttagctgttTCACGGTTTTCAACAGGTCAGTCTAACCTTGTACATTTGCTATTGTTTTGTGACAGCTGCTCCCAACGGACTAGCTTTACAGCAGTTGCTAATCCACAAGCTGACGTGGGCTAACATTGACTAAGTCTATTTTGTTCAGTCAGCAGAGATACTAACCAAagtggttgctatggaaatGTGAGTCCATGAATCTAGGGGTCAGAGATTAGAGGGAGTATTTTGACAGCAGACATTAAATATCAACACTCTTCGTGCAGCATTGCACCTTTAATGCTGCAACTAAATGGTCAAAACTCAAAACACAAATTACAATTCCAGTCGACATGAATAGATTGGCTTCATGGTCACTGATACCCTAGTCAcgcattgccagatcttcctccaaagcactgcggaggaaggtctggctagcccacacagcattcctggatgggagaaatacattctctggtttattggcatttctttaaaccaatcacaatcgtcttgggcggggctaagctccggacggagccacggtgcttctgctaaatagtctcaggaagtagttttagtcgtgcaacagaaaactcagattggacagatagtctagctagctgtctggatttaccctgcagagatctgaggagcagttaaacgtagtcctcacaaatccaccggaggttagaacgccaacacagaggaaTGGGAAACCGGACATCTTGGCGAAAAGAGCGTGATAAAGGCGGAATTcccggcggcaccggaacaagcccggaagtgaaacgtccTCGATATAGACAACCGATATCACTATCAACCTGTTATCAGATATCAGGTCGGTGCACCCTTACTTGTGAATTATTTAATTGTATAATCCAATTCAAAACACTCAACtacaatacataatacaatTGTCACACACAGTAATAAGATCCCTAAGATGAACTGCTACAAGtttattaaatcacaaacacaGTTACCTTAACCAGCATAGGGTCCATGTACTGGCCAGAGGGGATGGAGTCCAAGTACTTCTTCAGGTCCATTGACAGGAACTCAAAGATGAGGTAGAGGCGAGACTCCTGCATCAGGACATCCAGGAGTCtggcatacacacaaacactgggtGAGTCCATACTGTACGTGTACATGTTCTCATAGGCTGGGACTCCCACAATCCCAATTTGCTCACATACTCTATGGAAAGGGTTGGGATGGATATTTTTACTATAGGCAGTTGTCATGAATAAATGTCGAAAACATCAactattaaatatatttaatctTTTCACTGGTACTTGAAGCAAAATAGCATACTAGTGTTTTTAAACAGTACTATTTTTGGTGTTTGCAAACAGTGGATAAAATCTACTTGTAGTTACTCAACACCT contains:
- the cdk1 gene encoding cyclin-dependent kinase 1, yielding MEDYLKIEKIGEGTYGVVYKGRHKNTGQVVAMKKIRLESEEEGVPSTAVREVSLLQELKHPNVVRLLDVLMQESRLYLIFEFLSMDLKKYLDSIPSGQYMDPMLVKSYLYQILEGIYFCHCRRVLHRDLKPQNLLIDNKGVIKLADFGLARAFGVPVRVYTHEVVTLWYRAPEVLLGSPRYSTPVDVWSTGTIFAELATKKPLFHGDSEIDQLFRIFRTLGTPNNDVWPEVESLPDYKNTFPKWKSGNLSSMVKNLDKNGLDLLAKMLTYNPPKRISAREAMTHPYFDDLDKSTLPAASLNKI